The Streptomyces sp. HSG2 genome has a segment encoding these proteins:
- a CDS encoding NAD-dependent malic enzyme produces the protein MATAPSVSYSMTVRLEVPASGTAVSQLTNVVESSGGSVTGLDVTASGHEKLRIDVTVAASSTTHADEIVEKLRGIEGVSLGKVSDRTFLMHLGGKIEMASKHPIRNRDDLSMVYTPGVARVCMAIAENPEDARRLTVKRNAVAVVTDGSAVLGLGNIGPQAALPVMEGKAALFKRFAGIDAWPICLDTQDTDAIVEIVKAIAPGFAGINLEDISAPRCFEIEARLREALDIPVFHDDQHGTAIVVLAALTNALRVVGKGIEGVRVVMSGAGAAGTAILRLLVAAGVKNAVVADIHGVVHAGRADLVDAAPGSALRWIADNTNPEGLTGTLKEAVRGADVFIGVSAPNVLDGDDVAAMADGAVVFALANPDPEIDPAVARRTAAVVATGRSDFPNQINNVLVFPGVFRGLLDAQSHTVTTEMMLAAAQALADVVTEDELNPNYIVPSVFNDKVAGAVAGAVRDAAKEAVAGT, from the coding sequence ATGGCAACGGCGCCCAGCGTCTCCTACTCGATGACGGTCCGGCTGGAGGTGCCAGCGAGCGGGACCGCCGTCTCGCAGCTCACCAACGTCGTGGAGTCCTCCGGCGGCTCGGTGACGGGCCTCGACGTCACCGCTTCCGGCCACGAGAAGCTCCGCATCGACGTCACGGTGGCCGCCAGCTCCACCACCCACGCCGACGAGATCGTCGAGAAGCTGCGCGGCATCGAAGGAGTCAGCCTCGGCAAGGTCTCCGACCGCACCTTCCTCATGCACCTGGGCGGCAAGATCGAGATGGCGTCCAAGCACCCGATCCGCAACCGCGACGACCTCTCGATGGTCTACACGCCGGGCGTGGCCCGCGTCTGCATGGCCATCGCGGAGAACCCCGAGGACGCCCGCAGGCTCACCGTCAAGCGGAACGCCGTCGCCGTGGTCACCGACGGCTCCGCGGTCCTCGGCCTGGGCAACATCGGCCCGCAGGCCGCCCTTCCCGTCATGGAGGGCAAGGCGGCCCTGTTCAAGCGGTTCGCCGGCATCGACGCCTGGCCGATCTGCCTCGACACCCAGGACACGGACGCGATCGTCGAGATCGTCAAGGCCATCGCGCCGGGCTTCGCCGGGATCAACCTGGAGGACATCTCCGCTCCGCGCTGCTTCGAGATCGAGGCCCGGCTGCGCGAGGCGCTGGACATCCCCGTCTTCCACGACGACCAGCACGGCACCGCGATCGTCGTCCTCGCGGCCCTCACCAACGCCCTGCGCGTGGTCGGCAAGGGCATCGAGGGGGTCCGCGTGGTGATGTCCGGGGCCGGCGCCGCCGGCACCGCCATCCTCCGACTGTTGGTCGCCGCCGGGGTGAAGAACGCCGTCGTCGCCGACATCCACGGCGTGGTGCACGCCGGTCGCGCCGACCTGGTGGACGCGGCCCCGGGCTCGGCGCTCCGCTGGATCGCCGACAACACCAACCCCGAGGGCCTCACCGGCACCCTCAAGGAGGCGGTGCGCGGTGCCGACGTCTTCATCGGCGTCTCGGCCCCCAACGTCCTCGACGGCGACGACGTGGCGGCCATGGCCGACGGAGCCGTCGTCTTCGCGCTCGCCAACCCCGACCCCGAGATCGACCCGGCCGTCGCCCGCCGGACGGCGGCGGTCGTCGCCACCGGGCGCTCCGACTTCCCCAACCAGATCAACAACGTGTTGGTCTTCCCGGGTGTCTTCCGGGGCCTGCTGGACGCCCAGTCCCACACCGTCACCACGGAGATGATGCTGGCCGCCGCACAGGCCCTGGCCGACGTGGTCACCGAGGACGAGCTGAACCCGAACTACATCGTCCCGAGCGTCTTCAACGACAAGGTCGCCGGAGCCGTCGCGGGCGCGGTGCGGGACGCGGCCAAGGAGGCCGTGGCCGGGACCTGA
- a CDS encoding 2Fe-2S iron-sulfur cluster-binding protein, with product MTDDQHAERHPEGDTGRRGGRWDPLPQGEYDDGATAFVQFPEGGVEALLAGSDSPLAAPGHGYTPPPIAASPPADPDTGSGWAPRATPPDGVEGSPTDAPEPYPDRYQDPYGAAGRRPPHDPWGLAEQEPPDRGHGPEVVEGWAGAPSVGTPETAGVTPGQDVTGQWSIPVAGGELPEESGEFTATSFTDRWSGSAPDTLPGGAPAPWAAVPQVVGPPEERPPEGRNGSAPGESGPAEPASGGPDGRASDPVADDAAEPPPEAGRGSASADGAVLGALPDAPVGGAASSVADADRAGDRRPTHTSPPAAAVPGPGEGAEGTPAPSPASAASAPSTSYSAPSPAGKPPAEDRPTASAPDASPPATGPADSRPEPVDPDTEGTASEVVLESASSGAAGGHPERPLASYLLRVNGTDRPVTDAWIGESLLYVLRERLGLAGAKDGCSQGECGACNVQVDGRLVASCLVPAVTTAGGDVRTVEGLAADGRPSDVQRALARCGAVQCGFCVPGIAMTVHDLLEGNPRPTAREARQALCGNLCRCSGYRGVLRAVEEVVAERGSAGQGDDGGPMPVEDTGPEGPPGRGSREARIPRQARPGGGGTLPEALGEPGSDRPLGDPAHRREGGLA from the coding sequence GTGACCGACGACCAGCACGCGGAGCGGCACCCGGAAGGGGACACCGGTCGCCGAGGCGGACGCTGGGACCCGTTGCCCCAGGGTGAGTACGACGACGGTGCGACCGCCTTCGTGCAGTTCCCCGAGGGCGGTGTGGAGGCGCTGTTGGCGGGTTCGGACAGCCCGCTCGCCGCGCCGGGCCACGGGTACACCCCGCCGCCGATCGCCGCCTCGCCCCCGGCCGACCCGGATACCGGGAGCGGGTGGGCCCCGCGGGCGACGCCTCCCGACGGTGTCGAGGGATCGCCGACGGACGCCCCCGAGCCCTATCCGGACCGCTACCAGGACCCGTACGGCGCGGCCGGGCGGCGGCCCCCCCACGACCCGTGGGGCCTCGCGGAACAGGAGCCGCCCGATCGGGGACACGGACCGGAGGTCGTCGAGGGATGGGCGGGGGCGCCCTCTGTCGGAACGCCCGAGACGGCCGGGGTGACACCCGGTCAGGACGTGACCGGGCAGTGGTCGATCCCGGTGGCGGGGGGTGAGCTGCCCGAGGAGTCGGGCGAGTTCACCGCCACGTCGTTCACGGACCGGTGGTCCGGGTCCGCCCCCGACACGTTGCCGGGGGGCGCGCCCGCGCCGTGGGCCGCGGTCCCGCAGGTCGTCGGACCGCCCGAGGAACGCCCGCCCGAGGGGCGGAACGGCTCCGCCCCGGGTGAGTCCGGGCCCGCCGAGCCGGCGTCGGGCGGGCCGGACGGGCGGGCGTCGGACCCCGTCGCGGACGACGCCGCGGAGCCGCCTCCCGAGGCGGGGCGGGGTTCGGCGTCCGCCGACGGCGCGGTACTCGGCGCGCTCCCGGACGCGCCGGTGGGCGGCGCCGCTTCCTCGGTTGCCGACGCCGACCGGGCGGGGGACCGCCGGCCGACCCACACGAGCCCCCCGGCCGCCGCGGTCCCGGGGCCGGGCGAGGGCGCCGAGGGGACCCCGGCGCCCTCGCCCGCCTCCGCCGCTTCCGCCCCGTCGACCTCGTACTCCGCCCCCTCGCCGGCGGGGAAGCCACCCGCCGAGGACCGCCCCACCGCCTCCGCCCCGGACGCGTCCCCGCCCGCCACCGGGCCCGCCGACTCCCGCCCGGAGCCCGTCGACCCGGACACCGAAGGGACCGCCTCCGAGGTCGTCCTGGAGTCGGCGTCGTCGGGCGCCGCCGGTGGGCACCCCGAGCGCCCGCTCGCCTCCTACCTGCTCCGTGTGAACGGCACCGACCGCCCGGTGACCGACGCGTGGATCGGCGAGTCGCTGCTGTACGTGCTGCGGGAGCGGCTCGGCCTCGCCGGGGCCAAGGACGGCTGTTCGCAGGGCGAGTGCGGGGCGTGCAACGTCCAGGTCGACGGTCGCCTGGTCGCCTCCTGTCTGGTGCCGGCCGTGACGACCGCCGGCGGCGACGTCCGCACCGTCGAGGGGCTGGCGGCCGACGGCCGTCCCTCGGACGTCCAACGGGCCCTGGCCCGGTGCGGGGCCGTCCAGTGTGGCTTCTGCGTGCCCGGGATCGCCATGACCGTGCACGATCTCCTGGAGGGCAACCCGCGCCCGACGGCGCGGGAGGCGCGTCAGGCCCTCTGCGGAAACCTGTGCCGGTGCTCGGGGTACCGGGGCGTGCTGCGGGCGGTGGAAGAAGTGGTCGCCGAGCGCGGCTCCGCCGGCCAGGGCGACGACGGAGGCCCGATGCCGGTCGAGGACACCGGGCCCGAGGGCCCGCCGGGTCGCGGTTCTCGGGAAGCACGTATCCCGCGCCAGGCCCGGCCGGGTGGGGGCGGCACGCTCCCCGAGGCCCTCGGGGAGCCGGGGTCCGACCGGCCCCTCGGTGACCCGGCCCACCGTCGGGAAGGAGGTCTCGCGTGA
- a CDS encoding YqgE/AlgH family protein, which yields MTEVSMSSLAGRLLVATPALADPNFDRAVVLVLDHDDEGSLGVVLNRPTPVGVDTILEGWSALTGEPGVVFQGGPVSLDSALGVAVVPGGGADGGEPPGWRRVRGAIGLVDLEAPPELLASAVGSLRIFAGYAGWGPGQLEGELTDGAWYVVESEPGDVSSPAPERLWREVLRRQRGELAMVATYPDDPSLN from the coding sequence ATGACCGAGGTGTCCATGTCCTCGCTCGCCGGGCGGCTGCTCGTGGCCACACCCGCCCTGGCGGACCCGAACTTCGACCGCGCGGTGGTGCTCGTGCTCGACCACGACGACGAGGGCTCGCTCGGCGTCGTGCTCAACCGGCCAACGCCGGTCGGGGTAGACACCATCCTGGAGGGCTGGTCGGCCCTGACCGGCGAGCCCGGTGTCGTCTTCCAGGGCGGGCCCGTGTCGCTCGACTCCGCGCTCGGCGTCGCGGTGGTGCCCGGGGGCGGTGCCGACGGGGGCGAGCCCCCGGGGTGGCGCCGGGTGCGCGGCGCCATCGGTCTGGTGGACCTGGAGGCCCCGCCCGAGCTGCTGGCGTCCGCCGTGGGGTCGCTGCGGATCTTCGCGGGGTACGCGGGGTGGGGGCCGGGCCAGCTGGAGGGCGAGTTGACGGACGGCGCCTGGTACGTCGTGGAGTCCGAACCGGGCGACGTCTCCTCCCCGGCGCCCGAGCGGCTCTGGCGCGAGGTGCTCCGTCGGCAACGCGGAGAACTGGCGATGGTGGCCACCTACCCCGACGACCCGTCGCTCAACTGA
- a CDS encoding FAD binding domain-containing protein, which produces MSTRTPQAEQAVTLPATLDEAVAALAAMPAAVPVAGGTDLMAAVNSGQLRPAALVGLGRISEIRGWQYQDGNALLGAGLTHARIGRPDFAALIPALAAAARAAGPPHIRNAGTLGGNIASAAPTGDALPVLAALEATLVIAGPEGARREIPVSHLLAGMEPIRPGELVGHVRVPLLHAPQVFLKATGRTGPGRALASVALVLDPARRAVRCAVGAVAPVPLRPLDAEQWVAGLVDWDGERAIVPEAPQAFGEYVAAACVPEPPPAEDGSPGRFPPALLHLRRTVAALARRALERALS; this is translated from the coding sequence TTGAGCACGCGCACACCGCAGGCGGAGCAGGCCGTCACCTTGCCCGCGACGCTGGACGAGGCCGTGGCGGCGCTCGCCGCCATGCCCGCGGCGGTCCCCGTGGCCGGCGGCACCGATCTGATGGCCGCCGTCAACTCCGGACAGCTCCGCCCCGCCGCGCTCGTCGGTCTCGGGCGGATCAGCGAGATCCGCGGCTGGCAGTACCAGGACGGCAACGCCCTGCTCGGTGCCGGCCTCACCCACGCCCGCATCGGCCGCCCGGACTTCGCCGCCCTCATCCCCGCCCTCGCGGCCGCCGCCCGCGCCGCCGGGCCCCCGCACATCCGCAACGCCGGCACCCTGGGCGGAAACATCGCCTCGGCGGCTCCGACGGGCGACGCGCTGCCGGTGCTCGCCGCCCTGGAGGCCACGCTGGTCATCGCGGGCCCCGAGGGGGCGCGCCGGGAGATCCCGGTGTCCCATCTGTTGGCCGGCATGGAGCCGATCCGTCCGGGTGAACTCGTGGGCCACGTGCGGGTGCCGTTGCTCCACGCGCCCCAGGTCTTCCTGAAGGCCACGGGGCGGACGGGGCCCGGGCGGGCCCTGGCCTCCGTGGCCCTCGTCCTCGACCCGGCCCGGCGCGCCGTGCGGTGCGCGGTCGGGGCCGTCGCCCCCGTGCCGTTGCGCCCTCTGGACGCCGAGCAGTGGGTGGCCGGGCTGGTCGACTGGGACGGCGAGCGCGCGATCGTTCCCGAGGCACCGCAGGCCTTCGGCGAGTACGTCGCCGCGGCGTGCGTCCCCGAGCCGCCCCCCGCCGAGGACGGCTCCCCGGGGCGGTTCCCGCCGGCCCTACTGCACTTGCGGCGCACCGTCGCCGCGCTGGCCCGACGAGCACTGGAGAGGGCGCTGTCGTGA
- a CDS encoding DUF3039 domain-containing protein, which produces MSTHEPERGTGTGTLVEPTPQVSHGDGDHERFAHYVQKDKIMASALDGTPVVALCGKVWVPGRDPKKYPVCPMCKEIYESMSAGGDEGKDGGGK; this is translated from the coding sequence ATGAGCACTCACGAGCCCGAGCGCGGGACTGGTACGGGGACCCTCGTAGAGCCGACACCGCAGGTGTCGCACGGCGACGGCGACCACGAGCGCTTCGCCCACTACGTCCAGAAGGACAAGATCATGGCGAGTGCCCTCGACGGCACCCCCGTCGTGGCGCTGTGCGGCAAGGTCTGGGTGCCGGGCCGGGACCCGAAGAAGTACCCGGTGTGCCCGATGTGCAAGGAGATCTACGAGTCGATGAGCGCCGGCGGCGACGAGGGCAAGGACGGCGGCGGGAAGTAG
- the murA gene encoding UDP-N-acetylglucosamine 1-carboxyvinyltransferase: MTVNGADDVMLVHGGTPLEGEIRVRGAKNLVPKAMVAALLGSAPSRLRNVPDIRDVRVVRGLLQLHGVTVRPGEEPGELVLDPTYVESANVADIDAHAGSSRIPILFCGPLLHRLGHAFIPGLGGCDIGGRPIDFHFDVLRQFGATIEKRADGQYLEAPQRLRGTKIRLPYPSVGATEQVLLTAVLAEGVTELSNAAVEPEIEDLICVLQKMGAIIAMDTDRTIRVTGVDRLGGYNHRALSDRLEAASWASAALATEGNIYVRGAQQRSMMTFLNTYRKVGGAFEIEDDGIRFWHPGGQLKSIALETDVHPGFQTDWQQPLVVALTQATGLSIVHETVYESRLGFTSALNQMGAHIQLYRECLGGSDCRFGQRNFLHSAVVSGPTKLQGADLVIPDLRGGFSYLIAALAAQGTSRVHGIELINRGYENFQDKLVDLGAKAELPGKALG; encoded by the coding sequence ATGACCGTCAACGGCGCTGACGACGTAATGCTGGTCCACGGCGGGACCCCCCTGGAAGGCGAGATCCGGGTCCGCGGCGCGAAGAACCTGGTCCCGAAGGCCATGGTGGCCGCGTTGTTGGGCAGCGCGCCGAGCCGGCTGCGCAATGTGCCGGACATCCGGGACGTCAGGGTCGTCCGCGGCCTGCTCCAGTTGCACGGGGTGACGGTCCGCCCCGGGGAGGAACCGGGCGAACTGGTGCTCGACCCGACGTACGTGGAGAGTGCCAACGTCGCGGACATCGACGCCCACGCGGGCTCCAGCCGGATCCCGATCCTCTTCTGCGGCCCGTTGCTGCACCGTCTGGGCCACGCCTTCATCCCGGGCCTGGGCGGCTGCGACATCGGGGGCCGGCCCATCGACTTCCACTTCGACGTGCTGCGGCAGTTCGGCGCGACGATCGAGAAGCGGGCGGACGGCCAGTACCTGGAGGCTCCGCAGCGCCTGCGCGGCACCAAGATCCGCCTGCCCTATCCCTCGGTGGGCGCCACCGAGCAGGTGCTGTTGACCGCCGTGCTGGCGGAAGGCGTGACGGAGCTGTCCAACGCGGCCGTCGAGCCGGAGATCGAGGACCTGATCTGCGTATTGCAGAAGATGGGCGCGATCATCGCGATGGACACCGACCGCACGATCCGGGTGACCGGCGTGGACCGGCTCGGCGGCTACAACCACCGCGCGCTGTCGGATCGCCTGGAGGCGGCCTCCTGGGCCTCCGCGGCGCTGGCGACCGAGGGCAACATCTACGTCCGGGGCGCGCAGCAGCGCTCCATGATGACCTTCTTGAACACCTACCGGAAGGTCGGCGGCGCCTTCGAGATCGAGGACGACGGCATCCGGTTCTGGCACCCGGGCGGCCAGTTGAAGTCGATCGCCCTGGAGACCGACGTGCACCCCGGATTCCAGACCGACTGGCAGCAGCCCCTGGTGGTGGCGCTGACGCAGGCCACGGGCTTGTCCATCGTCCACGAGACGGTGTACGAGTCGCGCCTGGGATTCACCTCGGCGCTGAACCAGATGGGCGCGCACATTCAGCTCTACCGGGAGTGTCTGGGAGGTTCCGACTGCCGTTTCGGCCAGCGGAACTTCCTCCACTCGGCGGTCGTGTCCGGACCCACCAAGCTTCAGGGCGCCGACCTCGTCATCCCCGATCTACGGGGTGGCTTCTCCTACCTCATCGCCGCGCTCGCCGCACAGGGCACCTCGCGAGTGCACGGCATCGAGCTGATCAACCGAGGCTACGAGAACTTCCAGGACAAGCTGGTGGACCTGGGCGCGAAGGCGGAACTGCCCGGCAAGGCGCTGGGCTGA
- a CDS encoding HU family DNA-binding protein translates to MNRSELVAALADRAEVTRKDADAVLAAFADVVGDIVAKGDEKVTIPGFLTFERTHRAARTARNPQTGEPIQIPAGYGVKVSAGSKLKEAAKGK, encoded by the coding sequence ATGAACCGCAGTGAGCTGGTGGCCGCGCTGGCCGACCGCGCCGAGGTGACCCGCAAGGACGCCGACGCCGTGCTGGCCGCGTTCGCCGACGTCGTCGGCGACATCGTCGCCAAGGGGGACGAGAAGGTCACCATCCCCGGCTTCCTCACCTTCGAGCGCACCCACCGGGCGGCCCGCACCGCCCGTAACCCCCAGACCGGTGAGCCCATCCAGATCCCCGCCGGCTACGGCGTGAAGGTCTCCGCCGGCTCCAAGCTCAAGGAAGCCGCCAAGGGCAAGTGA
- a CDS encoding molybdopterin cofactor-binding domain-containing protein — protein MSDEAAVDRPATTGAGLGPQPVPHGLGTSLPSDDTGAKAEGTFPYAADLWAEGLLWAAVLRSPHPHARIVSIDTSHARAMPGVRMVVTHEDVPGSPLHGRGRADRPVFASEVVRHHGEPIAAVAADHPDTARMAAAAVIVEYEVLPPVTDPEQAFEAEPLHPDGNLIRHIPLRHGDPEAVGEIVVEGLYRVGRQDPAPIGAEAGLAVPRPDGGVELYLASTDPHGDRDTVAACLGLPADRVRIVVTGVPGATADREDQGFQLPLGLLALKTGRPVKLGASREESFLGHAHRHPTLLRYRHHADATGRLVKVEAQILLDAGAYADTSADALAAAVSFACGPYVVPNAFIEGWAVRTNNPPSGHVRGEGAMQVCAAHEAQLDKIARRLDLDPAEVRMRNVLATGDVLPTGQTVTCPAPVAELLAAVRDAPLPPLPKDLPEEEWMLPGGPEGAGDPGAVRRGVGYGVGMVHLLGAEGTDEVSTATVKVQGGVATVLCAAVETGQGFTTLARQIVQETLGVEEVRVAPVDTDQPPAGPGCRGRHTWVSAGAVERAAKMVRTQLLQPLAHKFGMSTELLQIADGKITSYDGVLSTTVAEELEGKELWATAQCRPHPTEPLDEAGQGDAFVGMAFCAIRAVVDVDIEIGAVRVVELSVAQDVGRVLNPAQLEARIEAGVTQGVGIALTENLRSPRGLVRHPDLTGYALPTTLDAPDIRIVKLVEERDVVAPFGAKAAGSVPVVASPAAVASAVRAATGRPVNRLPIRPQAAVVTAAR, from the coding sequence GTGAGCGACGAAGCGGCCGTCGACCGGCCGGCGACGACGGGGGCGGGCCTCGGTCCGCAGCCCGTGCCCCACGGCCTCGGCACCTCGCTGCCGTCCGACGACACCGGTGCGAAGGCCGAGGGGACCTTTCCCTACGCGGCCGATCTGTGGGCCGAGGGACTGTTGTGGGCGGCCGTGCTGCGCTCCCCGCACCCGCACGCCCGGATCGTCTCCATCGACACCTCCCACGCCCGGGCGATGCCCGGGGTCAGGATGGTGGTCACCCACGAGGACGTCCCCGGTTCGCCGCTGCACGGGAGGGGAAGGGCCGACCGCCCGGTCTTCGCCTCCGAGGTGGTGCGGCACCACGGGGAGCCCATCGCGGCCGTCGCCGCCGACCACCCGGACACTGCGCGGATGGCCGCCGCGGCGGTCATCGTCGAGTACGAGGTCCTCCCTCCGGTGACCGATCCCGAGCAGGCGTTCGAGGCGGAACCGCTGCACCCGGACGGCAATCTGATCCGTCACATCCCGCTTCGGCACGGGGACCCGGAGGCGGTGGGGGAGATCGTGGTGGAGGGCCTCTATCGCGTCGGACGTCAGGACCCGGCACCCATCGGGGCCGAGGCGGGCCTGGCGGTGCCGCGTCCCGACGGGGGCGTGGAGCTGTACCTGGCGTCCACCGACCCGCACGGCGACCGCGACACCGTCGCCGCCTGCCTCGGGCTCCCCGCCGACCGGGTGCGGATCGTGGTCACCGGGGTGCCTGGCGCCACCGCCGACCGGGAGGACCAGGGCTTCCAACTGCCGCTCGGTCTGCTGGCCCTGAAGACCGGCCGCCCGGTCAAGCTCGGCGCCTCCCGGGAGGAGTCCTTCCTCGGTCACGCCCACCGGCATCCGACGCTGCTGCGCTACCGACACCACGCCGATGCCACAGGTCGGTTGGTGAAGGTGGAGGCCCAGATCCTGCTCGACGCGGGCGCCTACGCGGACACCTCCGCCGATGCTCTGGCCGCCGCCGTCTCCTTCGCCTGCGGTCCCTACGTCGTGCCCAACGCCTTCATCGAGGGGTGGGCGGTCCGCACCAACAACCCGCCCTCCGGACACGTCCGGGGAGAGGGCGCGATGCAGGTGTGCGCGGCCCACGAGGCCCAACTCGACAAGATCGCCAGGCGGCTGGACCTGGACCCCGCCGAGGTCCGCATGCGCAACGTCCTGGCCACCGGGGACGTCCTGCCGACCGGGCAGACGGTGACCTGTCCCGCCCCGGTCGCCGAACTCCTGGCGGCGGTCCGGGACGCGCCGTTGCCGCCGTTGCCCAAGGACCTGCCCGAGGAGGAGTGGATGTTGCCCGGCGGCCCCGAGGGCGCGGGCGATCCCGGCGCGGTGCGCAGGGGCGTCGGCTACGGCGTCGGCATGGTCCATCTGCTCGGGGCCGAGGGAACCGACGAGGTCTCCACGGCCACGGTCAAGGTCCAGGGCGGCGTCGCGACGGTGCTGTGCGCGGCGGTCGAGACCGGACAGGGTTTCACCACGCTGGCACGCCAGATCGTGCAGGAGACGCTCGGGGTGGAGGAGGTGCGGGTGGCCCCCGTCGACACCGACCAGCCACCGGCCGGTCCCGGGTGCCGAGGTCGGCACACGTGGGTCTCCGCCGGCGCGGTGGAGCGCGCCGCCAAGATGGTGCGCACCCAACTGTTGCAGCCGCTGGCCCACAAGTTCGGTATGTCCACGGAGCTGCTTCAGATCGCCGACGGAAAGATCACCTCCTACGACGGAGTGCTCTCGACGACCGTCGCCGAGGAACTGGAGGGCAAGGAACTGTGGGCCACCGCCCAGTGCCGCCCCCACCCCACCGAGCCGCTCGACGAAGCGGGCCAGGGCGACGCGTTCGTCGGTATGGCCTTCTGCGCGATCCGTGCCGTGGTGGACGTCGACATCGAGATCGGCGCGGTGCGCGTGGTCGAGCTGTCGGTCGCCCAAGACGTCGGTCGTGTGCTGAACCCGGCCCAGCTGGAGGCCCGTATCGAGGCCGGCGTCACCCAGGGCGTCGGAATCGCCCTCACCGAGAACCTGCGCTCCCCGCGAGGGCTCGTCCGCCATCCCGACCTGACCGGATACGCCCTGCCGACGACCCTGGACGCTCCGGACATCCGGATCGTGAAGCTGGTGGAGGAGCGCGACGTGGTCGCCCCGTTCGGGGCGAAGGCGGCCGGTTCGGTCCCCGTGGTGGCCTCCCCGGCCGCGGTCGCCTCGGCCGTGCGCGCGGCGACCGGTCGCCCGGTCAACCGGCTGCCGATCAGACCCCAGGCCGCCGTGGTGACGGCGGCGCGCTGA